One stretch of Arthrobacter polaris DNA includes these proteins:
- the hisF gene encoding imidazole glycerol phosphate synthase subunit HisF: MSVAIRVIPCLDVDAGRVVKGVKFQNLRDAGDPVELAKRYDLAGADELTFLDVTASSGNRETTFDVVSRAAEQIFIPLTVGGGVREVSDVDKLLRCGADKASINTAAIARPAVIDEITHRFGSQVLVLSVDARRTQDGMTPSGFEVTTHGGRKGTGIDAIEWAKEAADRGVGEILLNSIDADGTKEGFDLELIRLVRAAVHIPIIASGGAGKPEHFPPAVAAGANAVLAASVFHFGPDSAIADVKKAIRDAGYEVR; the protein is encoded by the coding sequence ATGAGTGTTGCCATCAGAGTAATTCCCTGCCTCGACGTGGATGCCGGCCGGGTGGTCAAAGGTGTGAAGTTTCAGAACCTGCGCGACGCCGGTGATCCCGTTGAGCTGGCTAAGCGTTACGATCTCGCCGGGGCAGATGAGTTGACGTTTCTTGACGTGACGGCTTCTTCTGGAAACCGGGAGACGACGTTCGATGTGGTGTCTCGTGCCGCAGAGCAAATCTTCATTCCGTTAACTGTGGGTGGNGGAGTCCGTGAGGTCTCCGACGTCGATAAGCTCCTGCGTTGCGGTGCCGATAAGGCCTCGATCAACACCGCGGCCATTGCCCGTCCCGCTGTCATCGATGAGATTACCCACCGTTTTGGTTCTCAGGTTCTGGTGCTCAGCGTTGACGCGCGCCGCACCCAGGATGGGATGACGCCGTCAGGCTTTGAAGTGACCACCCATGGTGGGCGTAAGGGTACCGGTATCGATGCCATCGAGTGGGCGAAGGAAGCTGCCGATCGCGGTGTTGGCGAAATTTTGTTGAACTCGATCGACGCCGACGGCACCAAGGAAGGCTTTGACCTGGAGCTGATTCGTCTGGTCCGTGCTGCAGTGCATATTCCGATCATTGCTTCAGGCGGTGCAGGCAAGCCGGAGCATTTCCCGCCGGCCGTTGCTGCTGGGGCCAATGCTGTGCTGGCAGCGTCGGTGTTCCATTTTGGCCCCGACAGTGCTATTGCCGATGTTAAGAAAGCTATCCGCGACGCCGGTTACGAAGTCCGCTAA
- a CDS encoding TIGR03085 family metal-binding protein, which translates to MQFVEPSREVLAETLLAAGPGAETLCDGWRTQELAAHLYLREHNXRAGLGMVFKPWKXATDKAIAKLAAETSSTESFAALVEKFRAGPPKISPFALKAVDHTANLTEFXIHTEDVRRASDRWAPRSLDPDYSQALWAELLKRAAXLYRSVDLGIVLVNXQGHRHVAKRAPVSVAIIGDPGELLLHANGRTGQSLVSFEGQPDAVALLQTATVGL; encoded by the coding sequence ATGCAATTTGTAGAACCTTCCCGTGAAGTCCTCGCCGAGACCCTGCTGGCAGCTGGTCCCGGCGCTGAGACGCTCTGTGATGGATGGCGAACCCAGGAACTAGCCGCGCACCTTTACCTGCGTGAACACAACNCCCGAGCAGGTTTGGGTATGGTGTTCAAGCCATGGAAANAGGCCACCGACAAGGCGATTGCCAAGCTCGCGGCCGAGACCAGCAGCACTGAATCCTTTGCCGCACTGGTGGAGAAGTTCCGTGCGGGCCCGCCCAAGATCTCACCGTTTGCGTTGAAAGCTGTTGACCACACCGCAAACCTGACCGAATTTNTCATTCACACCGAAGATGTTCGCCGCGCCAGCGATCGCTGGGCGCCGCGGTCACTGGATCCCGACTACTCCCAAGCCCTCTGGGCCGAGTTGCTCAAGCGTGCAGCGNTTTTGTACCGCAGCGTGGATCTGGGCATTGTTCTGGTCAACNCCCAAGGTCACCGCCACGTAGCCAAACGTGCCCCCGTGTCCGTGGCGATCATTGGCGATCCTGGCGAGTTACTTTTGCACGCCAACGGACGCACAGGCCAGTCCCTGGTATCTTTCGAAGGCCAGCCCGACGCCGTTGCACTGCTGCAGACGGCCACCGTAGGCCTCTAG
- the hisI gene encoding phosphoribosyl-AMP cyclohydrolase: MQQSPEPQSIPVISAGQPPLELPADVAAALKHDDAGLVAAIIQQFDTHEVLMLGWMDDEALHRTLTSGRVTFYSRSRQEYWRKGDTSGHFQYVKSVALDCDGDALLITVDQVGAACHTGSHTCFDARELSAVVGHRGE, translated from the coding sequence ATGCAGCAAAGCCCAGAACCCCAGTCAATACCGGTGATTTCCGCCGGTCAGCCGCCTCTCGAGTTGCCAGCGGATGTTGCCGCGGCACTAAAGCATGACGACGCCGGATTAGTGGCGGCCATCATTCAGCAGTTCGACACCCATGAGGTGTTGATGCTGGGCTGGATGGATGACGAGGCCTTGCACCGCACACTTACCTCAGGCCGGGTCACCTTCTATTCCCGCTCACGGCAGGAATATTGGCGCAAGGGAGATACCTCCGGCCATTTTCAGTATGTGAAGTCCGTTGCCCTGGACTGTGACGGTGATGCCCTNTTAATCACCGTTGACCAGGTTGGAGCGGCGTGCCACACCGGCAGCCACACATGTTTCGACGCCCGCGAACTGAGCGCAGTTGTGGGCCACCGCGGGGAGTAA
- a CDS encoding anthranilate synthase component I, which translates to MQDLGVISPTLTEFRELARTRRVVPVHLKVLADAQTPIGLYRSLAAEAPGTFLMESAAVGGVWSRYSFIGVRSSATLTTDDGGAFWQGEPPVGVPLSGNPVDAMEATLKLLATERFAGLPPFTSGLVGFVGWEAVRHWEKLPTPPPDDLQLPELALNLVADMAVHDNSEGTVLLIANAINSNGTDENVDGAWHDAVARVQTMVEALRQPVAQPMSVLEVPAASFAQSVEERWDRNEYLKALDLAKVAIVDGEVFQVVVSRRFEMVCNATALDVYRVLRNTNPSPYMYLYSFEDANGQPYSIVGSSPEALVSVLGNEVITHPIAGSRPRGATTEDDKWLAKDLLADEKERSEHLMLVDLSRNDLSKVCEPGTVDVTQFMEVERFSHIMHLVSTVVGTLSPEKNAYDVLAATFPAGTLSGAPKPRALSLLDELEPHRRGIYGGVVGYLDFAGDMDMAIAIRSALLRGGKAYVQAGGGIVADSVNESEAQETVNKAAAPLRAVYAAASLRTLEPIAGDAS; encoded by the coding sequence ATGCAAGATCTAGGTGTCATCAGCCCCACTTTGACGGAATTTAGGGAATTGGCCCGCACCCGTCGTGTTGTCCCCGTTCATCTGAAAGTCCTCGCCGATGCGCAAACACCCATTGGCCTGTACCGTTCCCTGGCTGCGGAGGCTCCGGGGACGTTCTTGATGGAGTCCGCTGCCGTGGGCGGTGTTTGGTCGCGCTATTCCTTCATCGGTGTGCGTTCAAGTGCTACCTTGACCACGGACGACGGCGGGGCCTTCTGGCAGGGTGAACCTCCCGTGGGCGTGCCGTTGAGCGGCAACCCGGTGGATGCCATGGAGGCAACGCTCAAGCTCCTAGCCACCGAACGCTTCGCGGGACTCCCGCCGTTCACTTCCGGTCTGGTGGGTTTTGTTGGCTGGGAGGCCGTGCGGCATTGGGAGAAACTTCCGACGCCGCCACCTGATGATTTGCAGCTACCTGAACTGGCGTTGAACCTGGTGGCTGATATGGCTGTCCATGACAATAGTGAAGGCACCGTGTTGTTGATCGCCAACGCCATCAACTCCAACGGCACGGATGAGAATGTAGACGGTGCCTGGCATGACGCCGTGGCACGAGTCCAGACCATGGTGGAAGCGTTACGCCAGCCCGTGGCACAGCCGATGTCGGTGCTTGAGGTTCCTGCAGCTAGTTTTGCCCAGAGCGTTGAGGAACGTTGGGATCGCAATGAATATCTGAAGGCACTGGACCTTGCCAAGGTTGCCATTGTTGACGGGGAAGTNTTTCAAGTGGTGGTCTCGCGCCGCTTTGAAATGGTCTGCAACGCCACGGCTCTGGACGTGTACCGGGTCCTGCGCAATACCAACCCGAGCCCGTACATGTACCTGTACAGCTTTGAAGACGCCAACGGGCAGCCGTACTCCATTGTTGGTTCCTCACCTGAGGCACTTGTCAGCGTCCTTGGTAACGAGGTCATCACCCACCCGATCGCCGGATCACGCCCGCGCGGAGCCACCACAGAAGACGATAAGTGGCTGGCCAAGGACCTGCTGGCCGATGAGAAAGAACGCTCCGAGCACTTGATGCTCGTTGACCTNTCCCGCAACGATCTCTCCAAGGTATGTGAACCTGGCACGGTGGACGTCACCCAGTTCATGGAAGTTGAACGTTTCAGTCACATCATGCACTTGGTCTCCACAGTGGTGGGTACCTTGAGCCCTGAAAAGAACGCCTACGATGTCTTGGCCGCCACCTTCCCAGCCGGAACCCTGTCAGGTGCACCGAAACCGCGTGCGCTAAGTCTTCTTGATGAACTTGAACCACACCGCCGCGGCATTTACGGAGGAGTGGTTGGCTATCTCGATTTTGCTGGGGACATGGACATGGCCATCGCCATCCGCTCAGCACTTCTTCGCGGAGGGAAAGCCTATGTCCAAGCAGGCGGAGGCATTGTGGCTGATTCAGTTAACGAAAGCGAAGCGCAAGAAACAGTGAACAAGGCTGCTGCACCATTGCGGGCCGTATATGCCGCCGCGTCTCTACGTACACTTGAGCCGATCGCAGGAGATGCCTCATGA
- a CDS encoding Trp biosynthesis-associated membrane protein, with translation MDPCGYQSGRSGPERSEYSGSKAAVAVSALALVALAGALATSIAGKVARIITAGIIVLSAAGIVGVVVGILADPVAAAMSEVGAATGIEGQGSNATTTIFPVLAVAAAVLLGLAALLMLWFGRSWNVRTKYDAAKQGTRGASDEPMDEIDRWDQLSRGEDPTA, from the coding sequence ATGGATCCATGTGGCTATCAGTCAGGGCGAAGTGGCCCAGAGCGATCTGAATATTCCGGGAGCAAGGCTGCTGTCGCGGTCTCGGCGCTGGCACTGGTAGCCCTAGCTGGGGCACTGGCCACAAGCATTGCCGGGAAGGTTGCCCGGATCATCACCGCAGGAATCATTGTCTTGAGCGCGGCCGGGATCGTCGGTGTTGTGGTTGGAATTTTGGCGGATCCGGTGGCAGCAGCCATGAGTGAAGTGGGCGCCGCCACCGGTATTGAAGGCCAAGGCTCCAACGCTACAACCACCATTTTTCCGGTCCTGGCCGTGGCGGCTGCAGTGCTGCTTGGACTGGCCGCTTTGTTGATGTTGTGGTTCGGGCGTTCATGGAACGTACGCACTAAGTACGACGCCGCCAAGCAAGGTACACGCGGCGCATCGGATGAGCCGATGGACGAGATCGACCGGTGGGATCAGCTCAGCCGCGGTGAGGACCCCACCGCATAA
- a CDS encoding HGxxPAAW family protein encodes MSNKSAETVSVQEPIDHSIELGHGNSPAAWTSVAVMLIGTLIGCVAFLIGESATVLFWIGVGVIAVGVILGPVLKSAGYGVGGSKLKNNGH; translated from the coding sequence ATGAGCAATAAGTCGGCTGAAACCGTATCCGTGCAAGAACCCATTGATCACAGCATTGAATTGGGTCATGGCAATAGCCCGGCAGCTTGGACCAGCGTGGCAGTCATGCTGATCGGTACATTGATTGGCTGCGTCGCCTTTCTTATCGGCGAAAGCGCCACTGTACTNTTCTGGATTGGCGTGGGCGTCATCGCCGTCGGTGTGATCCTCGGCCCAGTCCTGAAGTCCGCAGGCTACGGTGTGGGTGGCAGCAAGCTGAAGAACAACGGCCACTAG
- the trpC gene encoding indole-3-glycerol phosphate synthase TrpC: protein MSVLLDIIDGVREDMRVRXRKVSLADLQERIKGMAPALDAWAALGGDSVARTDLKVIAEVKRRSPSKGDLAGISDPAALATLYRDGGASIISVLTEERRFSGSLADLDAVRAAVEIPVLRKDFTCDEYMIFEARAHGADLVLLIVAALSDDELRSYLALTHELGMHAVVETHTAEEIARAVAVDAKIIGINVRNLKTLEVDRSVFASLAGTIPAGPIVVAESGVRGVADVQHYSTHGAHAILVGEALVKXEAPRERIAEFKAVGAMAISAR, encoded by the coding sequence ATGAGCGTTTTGCTGGACATCATTGACGGTGTCCGGGAGGACATGAGGGTCCGCCANAGAAAGGTGAGCCTTGCAGACCTGCAGGAGCGCATCAAGGGTATGGCCCCGGCATTAGATGCCTGGGCCGCACTCGGTGGCGACAGCGTTGCCCGCACTGACTTGAAGGTCATTGCTGAAGTGAAGCGCCGCAGCCCCTCCAAGGGTGATTTGGCTGGGATCTCTGATCCCGCTGCTTTGGCAACGTTGTACCGCGACGGCGGAGCTAGCATCATCAGTGTCCTCACCGAAGAACGCCGCTTCAGCGGTTCCTTGGCCGATCTTGACGCTGTCAGGGCCGCCGTTGAGATCCCGGTGCTGCGCAAGGACTTCACCTGCGATGAGTACATGATCTTCGAAGCCCGTGCCCACGGCGCCGATTTGGTGCTGCTCATTGTTGCAGCGCTCAGTGATGATGAGCTGCGCAGCTACCTCGCTCTGACGCATGAGCTAGGTATGCATGCCGTGGTGGAAACACACACAGCCGAAGAAATCGCTCGGGCCGTGGCTGTTGACGCCAAGATCATTGGCATCAACGTGAGGAACTTGAAGACTCTCGAGGTGGACCGCAGCGTGTTTGCTTCCTTGGCCGGAACTATTCCGGCCGGGCCCATCGTGGTGGCTGAGTCAGGTGTTCGTGGCGTTGCTGATGTTCAGCATTACAGTACTCACGGTGCGCACGCCATCTTGGTGGGTGAAGCATTGGTAAAGATNGAAGCTCCGCGAGAGCGGATCGCAGAATTCAAGGCTGTTGGCGCGATGGCTATCAGCGCACGCTAG
- the trpA gene encoding tryptophan synthase subunit alpha, whose translation MSETPTNIAGTAPIFSKSAAAIAKAKAAGRKALIAYLPAGFPDKQGSIDAAIAVARNGADIIEIGIPYSDPVMDGGVIQAATTQALANGFRVSDVFDVVSAITSQTDAVVMVMTYWNPVMRLGVDEFSRRLAEAGGAGLITPDLVPDEAAEWFAASDKYGLDRVFLIAPSSTPERVAMTVQATRGFVYAVSIMGVTGARTSVSSAAASVVAAAHEAGAQNACVGLGVSQAKHVREIAAYADGVIVGTALVAALRDGGVSAVGALAKELSSGFDLPSDTEAATL comes from the coding sequence ATGAGTGAGACACCCACGAACATCGCTGGGACTGCACCGATTTTCAGCAAGTCAGCCGCCGCTATAGCCAAGGCTAAGGCTGCCGGGCGCAAGGCGTTGATTGCCTACTTGCCTGCCGGCTTTCCAGATAAGCAAGGCTCCATTGACGCTGCCATTGCGGTGGCCCGCAATGGTGCCGACATCATTGAAATCGGCATCCCTTACTCTGACCCAGTCATGGATGGCGGCGTCATCCAGGCAGCCACCACCCAGGCCTTAGCCAACGGGTTCCGCGTCTCAGATGTCTTTGACGTAGTTTCGGCGATCACCTCACAAACGGACGCCGTCGTCATGGTCATGACGTACTGGAACCCGGTGATGCGTCTGGGCGTGGACGAATTTTCTCGGCGTCTGGCCGAGGCCGGCGGAGCGGGTCTGATCACACCGGACTTGGTTCCCGATGAGGCAGCGGAATGGTTCGCTGCTTCGGATAAATATGGCTTGGACAGGGTGTTCCTCATTGCCCCATCGTCCACACCTGAGCGGGTGGCGATGACGGTTCAGGCAACGCGAGGCTTTGTCTATGCAGTGTCCATCATGGGTGTTACCGGTGCTCGTACTTCAGTCTCCAGTGCTGCGGCGTCCGTTGTGGCGGCAGCCCATGAGGCAGGGGCACAGAACGCATGTGTGGGTTTGGGTGTTTCGCAAGCTAAGCATGTTCGTGAGATCGCAGCCTACGCCGATGGTGTCATTGTCGGCACGGCCTTGGTTGCTGCCCTACGCGATGGTGGCGTGTCCGCCGTTGGTGCCCTCGCCAAGGAACTTAGCTCAGGTTTTGATCTACCCTCTGACACGGAAGCAGCCACCCTGTGA
- the lgt gene encoding prolipoprotein diacylglyceryl transferase, which translates to MVGALGAAIPAPAWSGFDIGPLRIHAYALCILLGIIAAIWLTDRRWKARGGPEGSIWDIAIWAIPFGIIGGRLYHVFSSPDAYFGPGFDGTGNLALIPQIWLGGLGIWGCGTGCVGAWIGCRRAGVKISAFIDAAAPGILLAQAIGRWGNYFNQELFGGPTTLPWGLSVSPEFVPVGFSPDTLFHPTFLYECLWNLAGVAALLLLDRKLRLRSGRLFLLYAMIYTAGRVWIEMLRIDTAEHIVILGIDARLNVWTSILVFVVALVLFLLITFMRRGKDDESVYLAGREPAAVSTTVEGSGTGTSPEPAKKAAEPGNDTRKQ; encoded by the coding sequence ATGGTTGGCGCCCTTGGGGCTGCTATTCCCGCCCCAGCCTGGTCCGGCTTTGATATAGGACCGCTGCGCATCCATGCCTACGCGCTGTGCATCTTGCTGGGTATCATTGCCGCAATTTGGCTGACCGACCGCCGTTGGAAGGCACGNGGCGGCCCTGAAGGATCCATCTGGGACATCGCCATCTGGGCTATTCCCTTCGGTATCATTGGCGGGCGGCTCTATCATGTCTTCTCCTCACCCGATGCCTACTTTGGTCCCGGCTTTGATGGCACGGGTAATTTAGCCCTGATCCCACAAATTTGGCTCGGTGGCTTGGGTATTTGGGGCTGTGGCACTGGGTGTGTTGGTGCCTGGATTGGTTGCCGCCGCGCCGGAGTTAAGATCTCCGCTTTCATCGACGCAGCCGCNCCCGGCATTTTGCTGGCTCAGGCTATTGGCCGCTGGGGTAATTATTTCAACCAAGAGCTCTTCGGTGGCCCGACCACTTTGCCGTGGGGTTTGAGTGTTTCTCCGGAATTTGTGCCCGTAGGCTTCAGCCCCGATACGTTGTTCCATCCCACGTTCTTGTACGAATGCCTCTGGAACCTTGCCGGCGTTGCAGCATTGCTGCTCCTGGACCGCAAGTTGCGTCTGCGCAGCGGCCGGTTGTTCCTGCTGTACGCCATGATCTACACGGCCGGGCGCGTCTGGATTGAAATGCTGCGTATTGATACCGCCGAGCACATTGTCATCCTGGGGATCGATGCCCGCTTGAACGTGTGGACAAGCATTCTCGTGTTCGTGGTGGCCCTGGTATTGTTCCTGCTGATCACGTTCATGCGCCGCGGCAAGGACGATGAATCCGTATATTTGGCAGGCCGTGAGCCAGCTGCCGTCAGCACCACTGTGGAAGGCTCCGGGACGGGAACCTCTCCGGAACCGGCGAAGAAGGCTGCTGAACCCGGGAATGACACCCGAAAGCAATGA